A window of the Arachis duranensis cultivar V14167 chromosome 5, aradu.V14167.gnm2.J7QH, whole genome shotgun sequence genome harbors these coding sequences:
- the LOC107489603 gene encoding uncharacterized protein LOC107489603, with protein MVTTSDQEAEDKQGKLSKHPEDNSTEEEDRDHQEPEISQQELLKLYAPFPQLLNGAVGKRIYSRFLDLFASLHVNIPFIRVIQQMLAFIKYMKELLPRKSSLKRGQTIVLNKECSTLIQPELPAKRKDPGSFHILCAIEETMFDRALCDLGASINLLPLSLVKRLQINEIMPRDVVIRLADKTQKQAIGVVENVLLKVGKYFLPTDFVILDMKESHTHPIILG; from the coding sequence ATGGTCACTACAAGTGATCAAGAGGCTGAAGACAAGCAAGGCAAACTTTCCAAACATCCTGAAGATAACTCAACAGAGGAGGAGGATagagatcaccaagaaccagaaatctcacaacaaGAGTTGCTTAAGCTCTATGCACCATTTCCCCAACTGCTCAATGGTGCTGTggggaagagaatatactcaaggTTCCTAGACTTGTTTGCATCTCTGcatgtgaacataccattcatcagGGTCATCCAACAAATGCTTGCATTCATCAAGTATATGAAGGAACTTCTTCCCAGGAAAAGCTCACTCAAAAGAGGCCAGACTATAGTGTTGAACAAGGAATGTAGTACCCTTATTCAACCTGAGTTGCctgcaaaaagaaaagacccagggagttttcacatcctCTGTGCCATAGAAGAAACAATGTTCGATAGAGCACTCTGTGATTTGggggcaagcatcaacttactgCCATTATCCTTGGTAAAGAGGctgcagatcaatgagataaTGCCCAGAGATGTGGTCATCAGACTGGCtgacaagactcaaaagcaagcaataggagtggtggaGAATGTCTTGCTAAAAGTTGGgaaatactttctcccaacagactttgtcattctGGACATGAAAGAGAGTCACACtcacccaatcatattgggatga